The Desulfovibrio piger DNA segment CGCGCAGCTCACGAGCGACGGGTCCGAAGATACGGGTACCCACGGGTTCGCCCTGGTTGGAGAGCAGGACAGCGGCGTTGCCGTCGAACTTGATGTAGGAGCCGTCCATGCGACGCACTTCCTTGGCAGTGCGCACGATAACGGCCTTCATGACGTCGCCTTTCTTGACCTTGCTGTGGGGCATGGCTTCCTTGACGGACACGACGATGATGTCGCCCACGGAAGCGTAACGGCGGTGGGAACCACCGAGCACCTTGATGCAGGCCACCTTTT contains these protein-coding regions:
- the rplN gene encoding 50S ribosomal protein L14, producing the protein KVACIKVLGGSHRRYASVGDIIVVSVKEAMPHSKVKKGDVMKAVIVRTAKEVRRMDGSYIKFDGNAAVLLSNQGEPVGTRIFGPVARELRAANFMKIISLAPEVL